Proteins found in one Candidatus Methylacidiphilales bacterium genomic segment:
- a CDS encoding sigma-70 family RNA polymerase sigma factor: MTATMDKPHASWLQESFTAYESRLIHYAQQFVGDWETARDVAQDSFLKLCQQEPRKVGDPPGAWLYRVARNRALDILRARKRYPQDELDSVEDTLPHPGTETPDPRLAQVWETLGKLTPKQQEVVRLKFLHGLSYKEIRKVTGLSESNIGFIIHSAVRELRDRLQEPGARQ, from the coding sequence ATGACCGCGACCATGGACAAGCCCCACGCCTCCTGGCTGCAGGAATCGTTCACCGCCTATGAATCGCGCCTGATCCACTACGCCCAGCAGTTTGTCGGCGACTGGGAAACGGCGCGCGACGTGGCCCAGGACAGCTTCCTCAAGCTCTGCCAACAGGAACCCCGCAAGGTCGGCGACCCCCCGGGGGCCTGGCTTTACCGGGTGGCCCGCAACCGCGCCCTCGACATCCTCCGCGCCCGCAAGCGCTACCCCCAGGACGAACTCGACAGCGTCGAGGACACCCTGCCCCACCCCGGCACCGAAACCCCCGACCCGCGCCTGGCCCAGGTCTGGGAAACCCTGGGGAAACTCACCCCCAAACAACAGGAGGTCGTGCGCCTGAAATTCCTCCACGGCCTCAGTTACAAAGAAATCCGCAAAGTCACCGGCCTGAGCGAAAGCAACATCGGGTTCATCATCCACTCCGCCGTGCGCGAACTCCGCGACCGCCTCCAGGAACCCGGAGCCCGGCAATAA
- the prfA gene encoding peptide chain release factor 1: MDFTPHTTRFRKRFAELEDLLGSPTLYDDPASAQKLTKEHSRLKAALAAAAAWEKIGRDLADNREMASGNDPDLAQMAKEEIPSLEARLPLAERELLTFILPADPHEDRNTIVEIRAGTGGDEAGLFAADLFRMYSRYAERTGWKLDVMDCSPGEAGGYKEIIFSVVGTNVFRALRFESGVHRVQRVPATENQGRIHTSAATVAVLPEAEEVDIELKPDDLRIEVCRAGGPGGQGVNTTDSAVQVLHKPTGMIVRCQDGRSQLKNKEKALNILRTRLLEQKQAEEAAKYAAHRKKQIGTGDRNEKIRTYNYPQNRITDHRINYTMHNLSGFMEGDIGELLAELQSADFALKLAELDPVA; encoded by the coding sequence ATGGACTTCACCCCCCACACCACCCGCTTCCGCAAGCGTTTCGCCGAATTGGAGGACCTCCTCGGTTCCCCCACACTTTACGACGACCCGGCCAGCGCACAGAAGCTGACCAAGGAACACAGCCGTCTCAAGGCCGCCTTGGCCGCCGCGGCGGCATGGGAAAAAATCGGACGTGATCTGGCCGACAATCGGGAAATGGCCTCCGGCAACGACCCCGACCTGGCGCAGATGGCCAAAGAGGAAATTCCCAGCCTCGAGGCCCGCCTCCCCCTGGCCGAGCGCGAGCTCCTGACCTTCATCCTTCCCGCCGACCCCCACGAGGACCGCAACACCATCGTGGAAATCCGTGCCGGCACCGGGGGAGATGAGGCCGGACTCTTTGCCGCCGACCTCTTCCGCATGTATTCACGCTACGCCGAGCGCACCGGGTGGAAACTCGATGTCATGGACTGCAGTCCGGGCGAGGCCGGAGGTTACAAGGAAATCATCTTCAGCGTGGTCGGGACCAACGTCTTCCGCGCCCTCCGCTTCGAAAGCGGGGTCCACCGCGTCCAGCGCGTTCCCGCCACCGAGAATCAAGGCCGCATCCACACCTCCGCCGCCACCGTGGCCGTGCTGCCCGAGGCCGAGGAAGTCGACATCGAACTCAAACCCGACGACCTCCGCATCGAGGTCTGCCGGGCCGGGGGCCCTGGAGGGCAGGGGGTCAACACCACCGACTCCGCCGTCCAAGTCCTGCACAAACCGACCGGCATGATCGTCCGTTGCCAGGACGGCCGCTCCCAGCTCAAGAACAAGGAAAAGGCCCTCAACATCCTCCGCACCCGCTTGCTTGAACAAAAGCAGGCCGAGGAAGCCGCCAAATACGCCGCCCACCGGAAAAAGCAGATTGGCACCGGCGACCGCAACGAAAAGATCCGCACCTACAATTATCCCCAAAACCGCATCACCGACCACCGGATCAACTACACCATGCACAATCTTTCCGGATTCATGGAAGGGGACATCGGGGAACTCCTGGCCGAACTCCAATCGGCCGACTTCGCCCTCAAGCTGGCCGAACTCGATCCCGTTGCTTGA
- the rpmE gene encoding 50S ribosomal protein L31 yields the protein MKAGIHPEYLEATVTCACGATYHTRSTVQDIRIGICAACHPFFTGTQKFVDTAGRIDKFKKRFSTTLTAAASKPKKRK from the coding sequence ATGAAAGCCGGAATCCATCCCGAATACCTAGAAGCCACCGTGACCTGCGCCTGCGGGGCCACCTACCACACCCGTTCCACCGTCCAGGACATCCGCATCGGCATTTGTGCCGCCTGCCACCCCTTCTTCACCGGCACCCAGAAGTTCGTCGACACCGCCGGACGCATCGACAAGTTCAAGAAGCGCTTCAGCACCACCCTCACGGCCGCTGCTTCCAAGCCGAAGAAGCGCAAATAG
- the fabF gene encoding beta-ketoacyl-ACP synthase II, whose translation MSGRRIVVTGIGVLTPLGNDLPSTWANLLAGRSGIAPITRFDATGYSTTFAGEVKGFEPAGAFKNPKDARRCDRYTQLAFGATKQAFADSGLDPARLDPTRCGVIVGSGIGGLQTLEEQHSVLRDKGPGRVSPFMIPMMISNIASGLIAIDFNFQGPNFAIVTACATSNQSIGEAWRQIRDDEADVMIAGGSEAAVVPLGLCGFGSMKALSTRNDAPEKASRPWDKDRDGFVLGEGAGILILEELEHAKKRGARIYGEIAGYGASCDAYHMTSPTPDGSGVARAITSAMRHAGVNGAEVDYINAHATSTNLGDIAETKALKLALGEEAARKTWVNSTKSMIGHLLGAAGAVEMAVCLKAIETGDVPPTINLDEPDPECDLDYVPKTARHKDVRVAMNNSFGFGGHNSCVIARKLV comes from the coding sequence ATGAGTGGCAGACGCATCGTGGTAACCGGCATCGGGGTCCTGACCCCCTTGGGCAACGACCTGCCCTCCACTTGGGCCAACCTCCTGGCCGGTCGCAGCGGCATTGCCCCCATCACCCGCTTCGACGCCACCGGCTACTCCACCACCTTCGCCGGGGAAGTGAAGGGCTTTGAACCCGCCGGCGCCTTCAAGAATCCCAAGGACGCCCGCCGCTGCGACCGCTACACCCAGCTGGCCTTCGGTGCCACCAAGCAGGCCTTCGCCGACTCCGGCCTCGACCCCGCCCGCCTCGATCCCACCCGCTGCGGCGTCATCGTCGGCTCCGGTATCGGTGGACTCCAGACCCTTGAGGAACAACACTCCGTTCTTCGCGACAAGGGCCCGGGTCGCGTCTCCCCCTTCATGATCCCCATGATGATCAGCAACATCGCCTCCGGCCTGATCGCCATCGATTTCAATTTTCAAGGACCCAACTTCGCCATCGTCACGGCCTGCGCCACCTCCAACCAGTCCATCGGCGAGGCCTGGCGCCAGATCCGCGATGATGAAGCCGACGTCATGATCGCCGGCGGCAGCGAGGCCGCCGTCGTGCCCCTCGGCCTCTGCGGCTTCGGCTCGATGAAGGCCCTCAGCACCCGCAACGATGCCCCGGAAAAAGCCTCCCGGCCCTGGGACAAGGACCGCGATGGCTTTGTCCTCGGTGAGGGCGCCGGCATCCTCATTCTGGAAGAGCTCGAACATGCGAAAAAACGCGGGGCCCGTATTTACGGGGAAATCGCCGGTTACGGCGCCAGCTGCGATGCCTACCACATGACCAGCCCGACCCCCGACGGCAGCGGGGTGGCCCGCGCCATCACCAGCGCCATGCGCCATGCCGGGGTCAACGGGGCGGAAGTCGACTACATCAACGCCCACGCCACCTCGACCAATCTCGGCGACATCGCTGAAACCAAAGCCCTCAAACTGGCCCTCGGAGAAGAGGCCGCCCGCAAGACCTGGGTCAACTCGACCAAATCCATGATCGGCCACCTCCTGGGTGCCGCCGGGGCCGTGGAAATGGCCGTCTGCCTCAAGGCCATCGAAACCGGGGACGTCCCCCCCACCATCAACCTCGACGAGCCCGACCCCGAGTGCGATCTCGACTACGTCCCCAAAACCGCCCGCCACAAGGATGTCCGCGTCGCCATGAACAACTCCTTCGGCTTTGGCGGACATAATTCTTGCGTCATCGCGCGGAAGCTGGTTTGA
- the acpP gene encoding acyl carrier protein: MAEKSIEEKVKDIIVEQLSVNAEQVTPEAKFIEDLGADSLDVVELVMAFEEQFSVEVPDEDAEKLQTVGDVVKYIEEKQDK; encoded by the coding sequence ATGGCCGAAAAATCCATCGAAGAGAAAGTCAAAGACATCATTGTCGAACAGCTCAGCGTCAACGCCGAGCAAGTCACCCCCGAAGCCAAATTCATCGAAGACCTCGGTGCCGACTCCCTTGATGTGGTCGAGCTCGTCATGGCCTTCGAGGAACAGTTTTCCGTCGAAGTTCCCGATGAGGATGCTGAAAAGCTCCAGACCGTCGGCGACGTCGTCAAATACATCGAAGAAAAGCAGGACAAGTAA
- the fabG gene encoding 3-oxoacyl-ACP reductase FabG, protein MNSLKDQVAIVTGASRGIGRAVALRLAAEGCHIAGVSRSTESAQTLAADIQALGVTYRGYGVDVADTAAVAAAVDKIQLDFGRIDILVNNAGITRDTLIMRMSDEDWQAVIQTNLTGAFNWIRPVTKVMIKARSGRVVNIGSVIGLHGNAGQANYAAAKAGLIGLTKSAAKELAARGITVNVICPGFIETDMTGALKDDLKAKLLENIPLKRFGTPDDVAHLTAFLCGPASSYMTGQALTVDGGLFI, encoded by the coding sequence ATGAACTCGCTTAAAGACCAGGTCGCCATCGTCACCGGCGCCAGCCGCGGTATCGGTCGGGCCGTCGCCCTCCGTCTGGCCGCCGAAGGCTGCCACATTGCCGGGGTCAGCCGCAGCACGGAATCCGCACAGACCCTTGCCGCGGATATCCAGGCCCTCGGCGTCACCTACCGCGGCTACGGCGTTGACGTCGCCGACACCGCGGCGGTTGCCGCCGCCGTGGACAAGATCCAATTGGATTTCGGCCGCATCGACATCCTGGTCAACAATGCCGGAATCACCCGCGACACCCTCATCATGCGCATGAGCGACGAGGATTGGCAGGCGGTCATCCAGACCAACCTGACCGGGGCCTTCAACTGGATCCGGCCCGTGACCAAGGTCATGATCAAGGCCCGCAGCGGCCGCGTGGTCAACATCGGCTCGGTCATCGGCCTCCACGGCAACGCCGGCCAGGCCAACTACGCCGCCGCCAAGGCCGGTCTCATCGGTCTGACGAAATCCGCCGCCAAGGAACTTGCCGCCCGCGGCATCACCGTCAATGTCATCTGCCCCGGCTTCATCGAGACCGACATGACCGGCGCGCTCAAGGACGACCTCAAGGCCAAGTTGCTGGAAAACATCCCGCTGAAACGCTTCGGCACCCCGGATGATGTCGCCCACCTCACCGCTTTCCTTTGCGGTCCCGCCTCTTCCTACATGACCGGCCAGGCCCTCACGGTCGATGGTGGACTCTTCATTTGA
- the fabD gene encoding ACP S-malonyltransferase yields MKTALLFSGQGAQHVGMGRDLVEVSPEAAVLYQEADRVLNNGFSTVCFDGPEERLTDTSYCQPALFVHGLALLALLRKEKPAFSFVATAGLSLGEFTAHTAAGHFSFADGLKLVAARGRLMQEACLATEGGMLTLIGATPLQAETLANTSGLQIANENCPGQIVLSGEKALIPAAVEKGKALGLKRVLPLNVAGAYHSRLMQSAQDGLAPVLQATPVSPNALPTFSNVTAQPALDEAAIRDTLLRQVTGSVRWQQCVEGLIASGVERFLELGPGKVLAGMCKRINKDIPCLSAGNAEELKGILHELA; encoded by the coding sequence ATGAAAACCGCACTTCTCTTTTCCGGCCAGGGCGCCCAGCACGTGGGGATGGGCCGCGACCTCGTTGAGGTCTCACCGGAAGCGGCGGTGCTTTATCAGGAGGCGGACCGTGTCCTCAACAACGGTTTTTCCACTGTCTGCTTCGACGGCCCGGAGGAACGTTTGACCGACACCAGTTATTGCCAGCCCGCCCTTTTTGTCCACGGTCTGGCCCTTCTGGCCTTGTTGCGGAAAGAAAAACCCGCCTTCTCGTTTGTCGCCACTGCCGGGCTTTCGCTCGGAGAGTTCACCGCCCACACCGCCGCCGGGCATTTTTCCTTTGCCGACGGCCTGAAGTTGGTCGCGGCCCGCGGCCGTTTGATGCAGGAAGCCTGTCTGGCCACCGAGGGGGGGATGCTCACGCTCATCGGCGCCACCCCGCTGCAGGCCGAGACGCTCGCCAACACCAGCGGTCTCCAGATCGCCAATGAAAATTGTCCGGGTCAGATCGTGTTGTCCGGGGAGAAGGCCCTCATTCCCGCCGCTGTGGAGAAAGGCAAAGCCCTCGGCTTGAAGCGCGTTCTGCCGCTCAATGTGGCCGGCGCCTACCACTCCCGCCTGATGCAGTCCGCCCAGGACGGGCTCGCCCCGGTGCTCCAAGCGACCCCGGTTTCCCCCAACGCGCTCCCCACTTTCAGCAATGTCACCGCACAGCCCGCTCTCGACGAGGCTGCCATCCGCGACACCCTCCTGCGCCAGGTCACCGGAAGTGTCCGCTGGCAGCAGTGTGTCGAAGGCCTCATCGCCTCGGGGGTGGAACGCTTCCTCGAACTCGGCCCCGGCAAGGTTCTGGCCGGCATGTGCAAGCGGATAAACAAAGACATTCCTTGCCTCAGCGCCGGAAATGCGGAAGAACTGAAGGGCATCCTCCATGAACTCGCTTAA
- a CDS encoding DUF1232 domain-containing protein produces the protein MKNKFVAGLAALLSILYLLNPTFGVFEFIPDNIPGFGNLDEGAAGAILIWAIGVLRQKPLKQAKEDPGADRP, from the coding sequence ATGAAGAATAAATTTGTCGCAGGCCTGGCCGCCCTCCTGAGCATCCTTTATCTGCTCAATCCCACCTTCGGGGTCTTCGAATTCATTCCCGACAACATCCCCGGCTTCGGCAACCTTGACGAAGGTGCGGCTGGAGCGATCCTCATTTGGGCCATTGGTGTCCTGCGCCAAAAACCCCTCAAGCAAGCCAAGGAGGACCCCGGTGCTGACCGTCCTTGA
- the upp gene encoding uracil phosphoribosyltransferase produces MLTVLDHALGRDRLARMRETRTGREEFVRLVEQLGIILAVEAGRKLTTRPCPIRTPLEETTGDRIDKPICLVPILRAGLGLLKGFQSVFPEAAVGHLGLKRDESTLLPTVYLEKTPPDLSGRTVMVLDPMLATGHSAVEALRRLKILGATDLLLICCLAAPEGVREVRAAHPDTPLLIAALDRQLDARGFILPGLGDAGDRQFGTT; encoded by the coding sequence GTGCTGACCGTCCTTGACCACGCTCTGGGCCGCGACCGGCTGGCCCGCATGCGCGAGACCAGGACCGGCCGGGAGGAATTTGTCCGCTTGGTCGAGCAATTGGGCATCATCCTGGCGGTGGAAGCGGGTCGGAAACTGACCACCCGTCCCTGTCCGATCAGGACCCCGCTGGAGGAAACAACCGGTGACCGCATCGACAAACCCATCTGCCTGGTTCCGATCCTGCGCGCCGGACTGGGCCTGCTCAAAGGATTCCAAAGCGTTTTCCCCGAGGCCGCGGTGGGCCACCTCGGTCTGAAACGCGACGAAAGCACCCTGCTGCCCACGGTTTACCTTGAAAAAACGCCCCCGGACCTGTCCGGGCGGACGGTGATGGTGCTGGACCCGATGCTGGCCACCGGACACAGTGCGGTGGAGGCCCTTCGCCGGCTGAAGATTTTGGGCGCGACTGATTTGCTATTGATCTGTTGCCTGGCCGCACCCGAAGGGGTGCGCGAAGTGAGGGCGGCCCATCCGGACACGCCCTTGCTGATCGCGGCCCTGGACCGTCAACTGGACGCCCGGGGGTTCATCCTGCCCGGGCTGGGCGACGCCGGCGACCGTCAATTCGGGACCACCTGA
- a CDS encoding peptidylprolyl isomerase, which produces MRSLVPAFLAVLLVAACAPKNPNHPKFVVAEVHGKKITRAQLDGEIGHLVKRIGIAPDQLNPEQKGSIEWYAVNDLVDKEIIHQSLNEKQAAEIKTQVDERLAGIRKQFPSQEAYEQALKAEGMTESEIRTDMTHDAGMAKLVEAGIPGGLQASPEEVAAFYKNNPQLWKVQDQVRARHILIRVEPNASIEEVNTAKKAAETALARITKGEDFAKVASELSQEPGSKDRGGELPPFGKGQMVPAFEQVAFATAVGKTSKVFKTDYGFHFLQVLDKKPARTVPFEEVSARIGQAVVAQKRTESGRKLMAELKGKTQAKINLPEPKRPQPQDGPPGAGQVVPN; this is translated from the coding sequence ATGAGATCCCTCGTCCCCGCTTTTTTGGCGGTCCTCCTGGTCGCGGCCTGCGCCCCGAAAAACCCCAACCATCCCAAGTTTGTCGTCGCGGAGGTCCACGGGAAGAAAATCACCCGCGCCCAACTCGACGGGGAAATCGGCCACTTGGTCAAGCGGATCGGCATTGCCCCGGACCAGCTCAACCCCGAACAGAAGGGCAGCATCGAGTGGTATGCCGTCAACGACCTGGTCGACAAGGAAATCATCCACCAATCCCTCAATGAGAAGCAGGCCGCGGAAATCAAAACCCAGGTCGACGAGCGTCTGGCCGGTATCCGCAAGCAGTTTCCCAGCCAGGAAGCCTACGAGCAGGCCCTCAAAGCGGAGGGCATGACCGAGTCCGAGATTCGCACCGACATGACGCACGACGCCGGTATGGCCAAGCTGGTAGAGGCCGGCATCCCCGGTGGTCTGCAAGCTTCCCCGGAAGAGGTGGCCGCTTTTTACAAAAACAACCCGCAGCTCTGGAAGGTCCAGGACCAGGTGCGCGCGCGCCACATCCTCATCCGCGTCGAGCCCAACGCCAGCATCGAAGAGGTCAACACCGCCAAAAAGGCTGCCGAAACCGCACTCGCCCGGATCACGAAAGGCGAGGATTTTGCCAAAGTGGCGTCCGAACTCTCGCAAGAACCCGGCAGCAAGGATCGCGGGGGTGAGCTTCCCCCTTTCGGCAAAGGCCAGATGGTCCCCGCCTTCGAACAGGTGGCCTTCGCCACAGCGGTGGGCAAGACGAGCAAGGTTTTCAAAACCGATTACGGTTTCCACTTCCTCCAAGTGCTGGACAAGAAGCCGGCCCGCACGGTCCCCTTTGAGGAAGTGTCCGCCCGCATCGGCCAGGCCGTGGTTGCACAAAAGCGCACCGAATCCGGCCGCAAGCTCATGGCGGAATTGAAGGGCAAGACCCAGGCCAAAATCAACCTTCCCGAGCCGAAGCGTCCGCAGCCCCAGGATGGTCCTCCCGGAGCCGGTCAGGTGGTCCCGAATTGA
- a CDS encoding YkvA family protein produces the protein MTARLPRKAQSLTSFITQGASALTLEQLEAFPNRVPALKRKLGRLRKEGHTELDHTAQRLLAYALAALLGQAKPFHPRTMFSAIFALNYLLKGFDAIPDSVPKIGLADDLIILKHVTREHDAVLRAFEAG, from the coding sequence ATGACCGCCCGTCTGCCTAGAAAAGCGCAAAGCCTCACCTCATTCATCACGCAGGGAGCTTCGGCTCTGACCCTGGAGCAACTCGAGGCCTTTCCAAACCGGGTGCCCGCGCTGAAGCGCAAGCTCGGACGACTTCGCAAGGAAGGGCACACGGAGCTCGACCACACAGCACAGCGCCTGCTGGCCTATGCCCTCGCCGCCCTGCTGGGCCAGGCCAAGCCCTTCCATCCCCGGACCATGTTCAGTGCGATCTTCGCCCTGAACTATCTGCTCAAGGGTTTTGACGCCATCCCTGACAGTGTTCCCAAAATCGGCCTGGCCGACGACCTGATCATCCTGAAACATGTGACCCGCGAGCACGATGCCGTCCTGCGTGCCTTTGAGGCGGGATGA
- a CDS encoding sugar phosphate nucleotidyltransferase: MKAVLPAAGFGTRFLPLSKAVPKELLPLGAKPVIQYVAEEAVAAGFEEILIILSRDKESIRRYFEPAPGLEASLEKRGKLDELALVRSVSGLANFHFAYQPDMLGLGDAILQARDFCGRDPFAVLLADTVIHGPSPLPALRSCLESLGTAAVALESCHPDRVGRYGIAGGREESPGRYFIDSMVEKPGPDSVPRMLASDGTGLPAQAFAARYLFTPAIFPALAECRPGKNGEVQLTDAMESLRKREGFHGVRMEGRRLDIGNPRGLMEAFPLFAAA; this comes from the coding sequence ATGAAAGCTGTTCTTCCGGCCGCCGGCTTCGGCACGCGCTTCCTTCCCTTGAGCAAGGCGGTGCCCAAAGAACTTCTTCCCCTGGGGGCCAAGCCCGTCATCCAATATGTTGCCGAGGAGGCCGTCGCGGCCGGTTTCGAGGAGATCCTGATCATCCTCAGCCGGGACAAAGAATCCATCCGCCGCTACTTCGAGCCCGCGCCGGGCCTGGAGGCTTCGCTGGAAAAACGGGGCAAGCTCGACGAACTGGCCCTGGTGCGCTCGGTTTCCGGCCTGGCAAACTTCCATTTTGCCTATCAACCGGATATGCTCGGACTGGGCGATGCCATCCTGCAGGCCCGGGACTTCTGCGGCCGTGACCCGTTTGCCGTTCTGCTCGCGGACACGGTCATCCACGGTCCCTCCCCCCTGCCGGCGTTGCGGTCCTGTCTGGAGAGTCTGGGCACCGCGGCGGTGGCGCTGGAATCCTGCCACCCGGACCGCGTCGGCCGCTACGGCATCGCTGGCGGCCGGGAGGAATCCCCCGGGCGTTACTTCATCGATTCGATGGTGGAAAAGCCCGGACCGGACTCGGTCCCGCGGATGCTCGCATCCGATGGGACCGGACTTCCCGCGCAGGCCTTTGCCGCCCGCTACCTGTTCACCCCGGCGATCTTCCCGGCCCTGGCCGAATGCCGTCCGGGGAAAAACGGCGAGGTTCAATTGACCGACGCCATGGAATCTCTGCGCAAACGTGAAGGTTTCCATGGTGTGCGCATGGAGGGACGCCGCCTCGATATCGGCAACCCGCGCGGCCTCATGGAAGCCTTCCCGCTTTTCGCTGCCGCCTAA
- a CDS encoding serine/threonine-protein kinase, giving the protein MSIHQNGDVIAGRYQVCQHLGTGGLGEVFLCLDTYDKKQVALKRLRADLAFPDYVIEQTEREARLLASLMHRNIIRVTDFGVDVQGTYFTLEYIEGPTLSLILHDGKVPLETFYQLTLQVLEGLAAAHRKQVLHLDIKPANLMLQGYPDPAFTVKILDFGLARLGDEISGHREDELTIGSVYYIAPEQLLHQPLDARTDLYSLGQVCYHMLAGTVTYPDPDPVVVRNGHLTTDPIRVERYNPQVSRPLADWIHSLISRDPEGRPRDAQDAITRFMRTVMANPLNSRSDNSLDRYKERPPTAQLPVGSGLKDDGGGWEWLRSQSGRIFKGTMDKLGNRGIDG; this is encoded by the coding sequence ATGTCGATCCATCAGAACGGTGACGTGATCGCCGGGCGTTACCAGGTGTGCCAGCATTTGGGCACCGGTGGCTTGGGCGAAGTCTTCCTCTGCTTGGACACGTATGACAAGAAGCAGGTGGCCCTCAAGCGCCTGAGGGCGGATCTGGCCTTTCCAGATTATGTGATCGAGCAAACGGAAAGGGAGGCCCGCCTTCTGGCTTCGCTGATGCACCGCAACATCATCCGCGTGACCGATTTCGGGGTCGATGTCCAGGGCACATATTTCACTCTGGAGTACATCGAGGGCCCGACGCTCAGCCTGATCCTCCACGACGGCAAGGTGCCCCTGGAAACCTTCTATCAATTGACGCTGCAGGTGCTGGAAGGCCTGGCGGCGGCCCACCGCAAACAGGTGCTGCACCTCGATATCAAGCCGGCCAACCTCATGCTCCAGGGCTATCCCGATCCGGCTTTCACGGTGAAGATCCTGGATTTTGGTCTGGCGCGACTGGGGGATGAAATCTCCGGACACCGCGAGGACGAACTCACCATCGGTTCCGTGTATTACATCGCCCCGGAACAACTCCTCCACCAACCGCTGGATGCACGCACCGACCTCTATTCCCTCGGGCAGGTGTGCTACCACATGCTGGCCGGAACGGTCACCTACCCCGATCCCGACCCGGTGGTGGTGCGCAATGGCCACCTCACTACCGACCCGATCCGGGTGGAACGCTACAATCCGCAGGTGTCGCGCCCTCTGGCCGACTGGATCCATTCCTTGATCAGCCGGGACCCCGAGGGTCGTCCGCGCGATGCCCAGGATGCGATCACGCGCTTCATGCGCACCGTCATGGCCAATCCCCTCAACAGCCGCAGTGACAACTCGCTGGACCGCTACAAGGAGCGCCCTCCCACAGCGCAATTGCCGGTGGGCTCGGGCCTGAAGGACGATGGCGGGGGTTGGGAGTGGTTGCGTTCCCAGTCGGGCCGTATCTTCAAAGGCACGATGGACAAGCTGGGCAACCGCGGCATCGACGGTTAG
- the mqnC gene encoding cyclic dehypoxanthinyl futalosine synthase, which yields MIAPLATPDLHRKVLDGARITRDEARALTHLPLPELGGLADARRRLKKAAAYGGRGNEVVTYIIDRNINYTNICNVYCKFCNFYRTEKDADAYVLSHDEIDTKVAELVALGGNQILMQGGHHPKLGIDFYLDLLSHLKQKFPGVNLHAFSPPEFNHFAEVFQMPLEEIIRRFKEAGLGSIPGGGGEILVNRIRERISPLKCDADQWLRVMEIAHGLGLNSSATMMFGHVETLEDRLEHLQRLRDLQDRTGGFTAFICWTFQSEGTVLKADNPAGPHEYLRMQALARIFLDNFDNIQASWVTQGAQIGQIALKFGANDFGSLMMEENVVSQAGASFRLTLDDIRRNITAAGYQPRQRNNWYQLVD from the coding sequence ATGATTGCCCCCCTCGCAACCCCGGACCTGCATCGCAAGGTCCTCGATGGCGCCCGGATCACGCGGGACGAGGCCCGTGCCCTCACCCACCTGCCCCTGCCGGAGCTCGGTGGCCTGGCCGATGCCCGTCGGCGGTTGAAAAAAGCCGCCGCCTACGGAGGCCGGGGCAACGAGGTGGTCACCTACATCATCGACCGCAACATCAACTACACCAACATCTGCAACGTCTACTGCAAATTCTGCAATTTCTACCGCACGGAAAAAGACGCCGATGCCTACGTCCTCTCGCACGATGAAATCGACACCAAGGTCGCGGAATTGGTCGCCCTGGGTGGCAACCAGATCCTCATGCAGGGCGGCCACCACCCCAAGTTGGGCATCGATTTCTACCTCGACCTTCTTTCCCACCTGAAACAGAAGTTTCCCGGGGTCAACCTCCACGCCTTCTCCCCACCGGAGTTCAACCACTTCGCCGAAGTCTTCCAGATGCCGTTGGAAGAAATCATCCGCCGCTTCAAGGAAGCCGGCTTGGGCAGCATTCCGGGCGGAGGCGGCGAGATCCTGGTCAACCGCATCCGCGAGCGCATCTCGCCGCTGAAATGCGACGCCGACCAATGGCTCCGAGTGATGGAAATAGCCCACGGGCTGGGCCTGAATTCCAGTGCCACCATGATGTTCGGCCATGTGGAAACCCTCGAGGACCGCTTGGAACACCTCCAGCGCCTGCGCGACCTGCAGGACCGGACCGGCGGATTCACCGCCTTCATTTGCTGGACCTTCCAGTCCGAGGGCACCGTCCTCAAGGCGGACAACCCCGCCGGCCCGCACGAATACCTGCGCATGCAGGCCCTGGCCCGCATCTTCCTCGACAACTTCGACAACATCCAGGCCTCCTGGGTCACCCAGGGCGCGCAGATCGGCCAGATCGCCCTCAAGTTCGGAGCCAACGATTTCGGCAGCCTCATGATGGAGGAAAATGTCGTCTCACAAGCCGGTGCCTCCTTCCGCCTCACCCTCGACGACATCCGCCGCAACATCACCGCGGCCGGCTACCAGCCCCGCCAGCGCAACAACTGGTATCAACTGGTGGATTGA